The genomic window TTTTTCAAAGTTAAAATCATTTCCCACTTCAAGTTCTGTTAAAAATTGCCACTTTAACATATCAAGTTCTAATTCTATCTCAAAAGGATTTTCCTTAAGACAAAGGGGTTTTAAAATTCCTAAATAATAATGAGAAAAATAAGGAGACTCTAAATACACATCTCTTGGAAATCCCAATTTATCAGCTCTAAGAGCTGCCAGCGTATATCTTATTATTTCTTCAAATTCAAGAAACTGGTCAATTACCTTTAAACTCCCTCTAACAAATTTAGATTCTGATAAGTCCTTCAGAAAAAGAAAATCTTCCTTGCTTAAAGCAATCTCAACATTATCAAAAAAATCTGATATACTCCACACCTTGCGAGCTTCTAAATCAAGATAAGGCAATGACGACATAACATAGTAATATGAACTTAACATACTACATCTCCTAACCTAATTTTATAACTTCTTTAAACCTTGGATTTAAATATTCAAAAAGAATATCAGCAATAGTGTCTGATGTAAAATCATAATATAAATTACCGTCTCTTTGTTGAATTTTAAACCCTTTGCTTATGCCTTTAAAAGGTTTAAGCTCAATTGCATCATCTAATCTATTTCCTATATTCACTCTTAAAATAGATAATAAATTAGAAACCGCAGAT from Borrelia hermsii DAH includes these protein-coding regions:
- a CDS encoding DUF2764 family protein; the encoded protein is MLSSYYYVMSSLPYLDLEARKVWSISDFFDNVEIALSKEDFLFLKDLSESKFVRGSLKVIDQFLEFEEIIRYTLAALRADKLGFPRDVYLESPYFSHYYLGILKPLCLKENPFEIELELDMLKWQFLTELEVGNDFNFEKLVIYFLKLILVSRRNLFIEEIGKKNFDDICQKLSIQISKNF